One window of the Rosa rugosa chromosome 3, drRosRugo1.1, whole genome shotgun sequence genome contains the following:
- the LOC133736644 gene encoding LOW QUALITY PROTEIN: 3-oxo-Delta(4,5)-steroid 5-beta-reductase-like (The sequence of the model RefSeq protein was modified relative to this genomic sequence to represent the inferred CDS: deleted 1 base in 1 codon): MSWWWAGAVGAVRKLTEDDTESVALVIGVTGIVGNSLAEILPLADTPGGPWKVYGIARRPRPNWNADHPVDYIQCDISDPEDTKTKLSRLTDVTHIFYVTWTSKATEIENCEANSAMLRNVLRVVIPAAPNLRHISLQTGTKHYVGPFETLGKIQAHDPPFTEELPRLDVPNFYYTLEDILFEEANKKEGLTWSVHRPNHIFGFSPYSLMNIIGALCAYASICKHEGRPLLFPGSKEAWEYYAVASDADLIAEQHIWAAVDPNAKNEAFNINNGDVFRWKKLWKVLAEEFGIEEYGFEEKGEKLSLVDEMKDKSGVWEEIVRKNQLQPTKLEEVAVWWFADLVLGVMPMLDSMNKSKEHGFLGFRNSEKSFASWIEKMKAHKIVP; this comes from the exons ATGAGCTGGTGGTGGGCTGGAGCTGTTGGCGCTGTTAGG AAATTAACAGAAGATGACACCGAAAGTGTTGCGCTAGTGATCGGTGTGACGGGCATAGTAGGCAACAGCCTAGCTGAGATTCTTCCACTCGCGGACACGCCCGGCGGTCCATGGAAGGTGTACGGTATTGCACGTCGTCCGCGCCCAAATTGGAATGCTGACCATCCCGTTGACTATATCCAGTGCGATATCTCAGACCCAGAAGACACCAAAACCAAGCTCTCCCGGTTAACCGATGTCACACACATCTTCTACGTGACATGGACCAGTAAAGCCACTGAGATTGAGAATTGCGAGGCCAACAGTGCT ATGCTCCGCAACGTGCTACGTGTCGTTATCCCAGCGGCTCCAAATCTCCGCCACATCAGCCTCCAAACTGGAACCAAACACTATGTTGGGCCGTTCGAAACTCTTGGTAAGATCCAAGCCCATGATCCGCCTTTCACGGAGGAGTTGCCTAGACTTGATGTGCCCAATTTCTACTACACCCTAGAGGACATCCTTTTCGAAGAGGCTAACAAGAAAGAGGGCCTGACTTGGTCGGTGCACCGGCCCAATCATATATTCGGGTTTTCCCCATATAGCttgatgaacataattggcgCTCTTTGTGCTTATGCTTCAATATGTAAGCACGAGGGGAGACCATTGCTATTTCCAGGCAGCAAAGAAGCTTGGGAATATTACGCGGTGGCTTCGGATGCAGATCTGATTGCGGAGCAGCATATATGGGCCGCGGTGGATCCAAATGCCAAAAACGAAGCCTTTAACATCAACAATGGGGATGTGTTTAGGTGGAAGAAACTTTGGAAGGTGTTGGCTGAGGAATTTGGGATTGAGGAGTATGGTTTTGAGGAGAAGGGTGAGAAGTTGAGCTTGGTGGATGAGATGAAGGACAAAAGTGGTGTGTGGGAAGAGATAGTGAGGAAGAATCAGCTGCAGCCCACCAAATTGGAGGAGGTTGCGGTTTGGTGGTTTGCTGACCTTGTTTTGGGTGTGATGCCCATGTTGGACAGTATGAATAAGAGCAAAGAGCATGGCTTTTTGGGGTTCAGGAATTCCGAAAAGTCATTCGCATCGTGGATTGAAAAAATGAAAGCTCACAAGATTGTGCCGTAG
- the LOC133736643 gene encoding uncharacterized protein LOC133736643 isoform X1, translated as MDAMRKKEKEHGGCTTQFCFFCAMKEPDSFKRRATLATCFKQMPLRDDQENVLVLSSLWHIAMTHPDDQEFPNLGIFECMARLIHKGIKDQSSRWLQKHQNIYIPYYAAHVIGSYTMNRVEFAKIAAESGVIPPLLELLRGKMSWVEQRVAVRALGHLASYEKTFKLVADYEEEMVRLAMELASTCVNVVYASFVGVKDKSKRLKYHCDLVTRGIGGLEMENSKAEEWASQLQCWSLYILNCFACKQRPLALKLICKQEFLRELCGMWGGLLANQASPAGIGLIRILCYSKYGRRKVAESKEVIERLCNLSRSSDDWQYMGIDCLLLLLKDADTRYNVIDISALFLIDLVELRSLGDHRSNLGETIAKTLLLDYKQRKSNKNEAVEELRSLIERSKKERVLLSGEIWEERRVLVDLIKQEANHLFCEGEVEEALIKYSEALALCPIRLRKERMVLYSNRAQCQLLLRDPDSAIRDTTRALCLSSPANSHGKSLWRRSQAYDMKGLTRESLMDCVMFINGCIKSEKSSQRVKIPYYAARMISKQMDATWIFATARSTMATSQVKKVQESEGNKGNNEGGNHNQQENHDEMMKILMENKGKCLSTILEEPLMHNMVKEGSSRRKQERTRRM; from the exons ATGGACGCCATGAGGAAAAAAGAGAAGGAACATGGTGGTTGCACCACTCAGTTTTGTTTCTTCTGCGCAATGAAAGAACCAGATTCCTTCAAGAGGAGAGCCACTCTAGCAACCTGTTTCAAGCAAATGCCTCTCAGAGACGACCAAGAAAATGTTCTGGTGCTGAGCAGCTTATGGCACATTGCTATGACTCACCCTGACGACCAAGAGTTCCCAAACCTCGGCATCTTTGAGTGCATGGCAAGACTAATCCACAAAGGCATCAAAGATCAGAGTAGTCGTTGGCTTCAAAAACACCAGAACATATACATCCCTTACTACGCAGCTCACGTCATCGGTTCTTACACCATGAACCGAGTCGAGTTTGCAAAAATAGCTGCCGAGTCGGGAGTGATTCCGCCGCTGCTCGAGCTTCTGAGAGGGAAGATGAGTTGGGTCGAGCAGCGGGTGGCTGTTCGAGCCCTCGGGCACCTCGCGAGCTACGAGAAGACTTTCAAGCTCGTTGCGGATTACGAAGAGGAGATGGTGAGGTTAGCCATGGAACTAGCTTCTACATGTGTTAATGTGGTGTATGCTAGCTTTGTGGGAGTGAAGGATAAGAGCAAAAGACTAAAGTACCACTGTGATTTGGTAACAAGAGGTATTGGAGGTTTAGAGATGGAGAACTCCAAGGCTGAGGAATGGGCTAGTCAACTCCAGTGCTGGTCTCTATACATCTTAAATTGCTTTGCTTGCAAACAAAGGCCTCTGGCTTTGAAACTTATTTGCAAGCAAGAGTTTTTGAGAGAGTTGTGTGGGATGTGGGGTGGGTTATTGGCTAACCAAGCTTCTCCGGCTGGGATTGGACTCATTAGAATTTTGTGTTACAGTAAATACGGGAGGAGAAAAGTAGCTGAATCGAAAGAGGTCATAGAGCGCCTGTGTAATTTGTCAAGGTCTTCAGATGATTGGCAGTACATGGGAATTGATTGCCTTTTGCTTCTTCTCAAAGACGCAGATACAAGGTACAACGTTATTGATATTTCTGCTTTGTTTCTCATTGATTTGGTTGAACTCAGAAGCCTTGGAGATCATAGATCAAACTTAGGGGAAACAATCGCAAAAACACTTCTTCTCGATTACAAGCAGAGAAAATCAAACAAGAACGAAGCTGTAGAAGAGCTAAGGAGTTTAATAGAGAGGAGTAAGAAAGAAAGAGTCTTGTTGTCCGGAGAAATATGGGAAGAAAGAAGGGTTTTGGTGGATTTGATAAAACAAGAAGCAAATCATCTGTTTTGTGAAGGGGAAGTAGAGGAAGCTCTAATTAAGTACTCTGAGGCATTAGCTTTGTGCCCAATAAGGCTGAGAAAAGAGAGAATGGTACTCTATAGCAATAGAGCTCAGTGTCAATTGCTGCTTAGGGATCCAGATTCCGCCATTAGAGACACCACTAGAGCTCTTTGCTTGTCAAGTCCAGCAAACTCTCATGGGAAAAGTCTGTGGAGAAGGTCACAGGCTTATGACATGAAAGGGTTGACCAGAGAAAGCTTGATGGACTGTGTCATGTTCATCAATGGGTGCATCAAGTCTGAGAAGAGTAGCCAGAGGGTTAAGATTCCGTACTATGCAGCACGGATGATCAGCAAACAGATGGACGCTACATGGATTTTCGCCACTGCCCGGTCCACCATGGCTACCAGTCAAGTGAAAAAGGTACAAGAATCAGAAGGTAATAAGGGTAACAATGAAGGTGGCAATCATAATCAGCAAGAAAACCATGATGAAATGATGAAGATTCTGATGGAGAACAAAGGTAAAT GTCTGTCCACTATTTTAGAAGAGCCTTTAATGCATAATATGGTAAAGGAAGGAAGTAGCAGAAGGAAGCAGGAAAGGACAAGAAGGATGTAA
- the LOC133740482 gene encoding protein TRIGALACTOSYLDIACYLGLYCEROL 5, chloroplastic — MVITNFNGAGVGFGFGVGCGFGVGWGFGGTPLNILGLGVGGGCGVGLGLGWGFGTAYGSQYHSSGVTFHGIEVGKKDHEQKNNQDVHASQ, encoded by the exons ATGGTGATTACCAACTTTAATGGAGCCGGGGTTGGATTTG GATTCGGCGTTGGCTGCGGTTTTGGGGTTGGATGGGGTTTTGGAG GCACACCTTTGAATATCTTGGGTCTTGGTGTAG GTGGAGGCTGTGGTGTTGGACTGGGTCTTGGATGGGGCTTTGGCACTGCATATGGTAGTCAGTATCATTCATCTGGGGTCACATTTCACGGTATAGAGGTCGGCAAAAAGGATCACGAACAGAAAAACAATCAGGACGTTCATGCTTCGCAATAG
- the LOC133740440 gene encoding protein arginine N-methyltransferase 2 has translation MEEGGKQLCEAAKNGDAEKLKTVIDSGADVSYFDGEGLTPLMHAAQLGHAAAVKALLEAGAPWNALNPSNLSAGDLAMNAGHEEAYELLLNAGIQAELVLGTIARRENNNGEWNDDYLEDRVSFSEDKLMDGENKAVMMAWENPLMEAHAKAVCSNGGHILNIGFGMGLVDTAIQKYSPASHTIVEAHPNVFQRMLDDGWDKKENVTIICGRWQDVVHELPTFDGIFFDTYGEYYDDLREFHQQLPVLLKPGGIYSFFNGLCGGNAFFHVVYCHIVQLELQSLGYSTQFIPLPVKDCLGEQVWEGVKQKYWQLDTYYLPVCQSLEDSE, from the exons ATGGAAGAAGGCGGCAAGCAACTATGCGAGGCGGCGAAGAACGGCGACGCCGAGAAGCTCAAAACTGTAATAGACTCCGGAGCCGACGTTTCGTACTTCGACGGCGAAGGCCTCACTCCGCTTATGCACGCAGCCCAGCTTGGCCACGCCGCCGCAGTGAAGGCCCTTCTGGAAGCTGGTGCCCCCTGGAACGCTCTCAACCCTTCCAATCTCTCCGCCGGCGATTTAGCCATGAACGCCGGTCACGAGGAAGCCTACGAGCTCCTCCTCAATGCCG GGATTCAAGCTGAGTTGGTACTGGGAACAATTGCTAGGAGAGAAAATAACAATGGGGAGTGGAATGATGATTACTTGGAGGATAGAGTGAGCTTTAGTGAGGATAAGTTGATGGATGGCGAAAATAAGGCGGTGATGATGGCTTGGGAGAATCCATTAATGGAGGCACATGCGAAAGCTGTGTGCTCAAATGGGGGTCATATACTGAACATTGGATTTGGGATGGGTCTGGTGGACACTGCCATTCAGAAATACTCCCCTGCTTCGCATACTATCGTTGAGGCTCACCCTAATGTTTTCCAGCGTATGCTTGATGACGGTTGGGATAAGAAGGAAAATGTGACTATAATTTGTGGCCGGTGGCAGGATGTTGTGCATGAACTTCCGACTTTTGATG GGATTTTCTTTGATACGTATGGAGAGTATTATGATGACCTGAGAGAGTTTCACCAGCAACTTCCGGTGTTGCTGAAGCCCGGGGGAATCTACTCTTTCTTCAATGGACTTTGTGGAGGTAATGCATTCTTCCATGTAGTTTACTGTCACATAGTTCAGCTAGAGCTTCAGAGTTTGGGTTACTCTACACAGTTCATTCCCTTGCCTGTTAAGGATTGCTTAGGAGAACAAGTTTGGGAGGGTGTCAAACAGAAGTATTGGCAGCTTGATACATATTACCTCCCTGTATGTCAGTCCTTGGAGGATTCAGAATGA
- the LOC133736643 gene encoding uncharacterized protein LOC133736643 isoform X2, whose product MDAMRKKEKEHGGCTTQFCFFCAMKEPDSFKRRATLATCFKQMPLRDDQENVLVLSSLWHIAMTHPDDQEFPNLGIFECMARLIHKGIKDQSSRWLQKHQNIYIPYYAAHVIGSYTMNRVEFAKIAAESGVIPPLLELLRGKMSWVEQRVAVRALGHLASYEKTFKLVADYEEEMVRLAMELASTCVNVVYASFVGVKDKSKRLKYHCDLVTRGIGGLEMENSKAEEWASQLQCWSLYILNCFACKQRPLALKLICKQEFLRELCGMWGGLLANQASPAGIGLIRILCYSKYGRRKVAESKEVIERLCNLSRSSDDWQYMGIDCLLLLLKDADTRYNVIDISALFLIDLVELRSLGDHRSNLGETIAKTLLLDYKQRKSNKNEAVEELRSLIERSKKERVLLSGEIWEERRVLVDLIKQEANHLFCEGEVEEALIKYSEALALCPIRLRKERMVLYSNRAQCQLLLRDPDSAIRDTTRALCLSSPANSHGKSLWRRSQAYDMKGLTRESLMDCVMFINGCIKSEKSSQRVKIPYYAARMISKQMDATWIFATARSTMATSQVKKVQESEGNKGNNEGGNHNQQENHDEMMKILMENKGLSTILEEPLMHNMVKEGSSRRKQERTRRM is encoded by the exons ATGGACGCCATGAGGAAAAAAGAGAAGGAACATGGTGGTTGCACCACTCAGTTTTGTTTCTTCTGCGCAATGAAAGAACCAGATTCCTTCAAGAGGAGAGCCACTCTAGCAACCTGTTTCAAGCAAATGCCTCTCAGAGACGACCAAGAAAATGTTCTGGTGCTGAGCAGCTTATGGCACATTGCTATGACTCACCCTGACGACCAAGAGTTCCCAAACCTCGGCATCTTTGAGTGCATGGCAAGACTAATCCACAAAGGCATCAAAGATCAGAGTAGTCGTTGGCTTCAAAAACACCAGAACATATACATCCCTTACTACGCAGCTCACGTCATCGGTTCTTACACCATGAACCGAGTCGAGTTTGCAAAAATAGCTGCCGAGTCGGGAGTGATTCCGCCGCTGCTCGAGCTTCTGAGAGGGAAGATGAGTTGGGTCGAGCAGCGGGTGGCTGTTCGAGCCCTCGGGCACCTCGCGAGCTACGAGAAGACTTTCAAGCTCGTTGCGGATTACGAAGAGGAGATGGTGAGGTTAGCCATGGAACTAGCTTCTACATGTGTTAATGTGGTGTATGCTAGCTTTGTGGGAGTGAAGGATAAGAGCAAAAGACTAAAGTACCACTGTGATTTGGTAACAAGAGGTATTGGAGGTTTAGAGATGGAGAACTCCAAGGCTGAGGAATGGGCTAGTCAACTCCAGTGCTGGTCTCTATACATCTTAAATTGCTTTGCTTGCAAACAAAGGCCTCTGGCTTTGAAACTTATTTGCAAGCAAGAGTTTTTGAGAGAGTTGTGTGGGATGTGGGGTGGGTTATTGGCTAACCAAGCTTCTCCGGCTGGGATTGGACTCATTAGAATTTTGTGTTACAGTAAATACGGGAGGAGAAAAGTAGCTGAATCGAAAGAGGTCATAGAGCGCCTGTGTAATTTGTCAAGGTCTTCAGATGATTGGCAGTACATGGGAATTGATTGCCTTTTGCTTCTTCTCAAAGACGCAGATACAAGGTACAACGTTATTGATATTTCTGCTTTGTTTCTCATTGATTTGGTTGAACTCAGAAGCCTTGGAGATCATAGATCAAACTTAGGGGAAACAATCGCAAAAACACTTCTTCTCGATTACAAGCAGAGAAAATCAAACAAGAACGAAGCTGTAGAAGAGCTAAGGAGTTTAATAGAGAGGAGTAAGAAAGAAAGAGTCTTGTTGTCCGGAGAAATATGGGAAGAAAGAAGGGTTTTGGTGGATTTGATAAAACAAGAAGCAAATCATCTGTTTTGTGAAGGGGAAGTAGAGGAAGCTCTAATTAAGTACTCTGAGGCATTAGCTTTGTGCCCAATAAGGCTGAGAAAAGAGAGAATGGTACTCTATAGCAATAGAGCTCAGTGTCAATTGCTGCTTAGGGATCCAGATTCCGCCATTAGAGACACCACTAGAGCTCTTTGCTTGTCAAGTCCAGCAAACTCTCATGGGAAAAGTCTGTGGAGAAGGTCACAGGCTTATGACATGAAAGGGTTGACCAGAGAAAGCTTGATGGACTGTGTCATGTTCATCAATGGGTGCATCAAGTCTGAGAAGAGTAGCCAGAGGGTTAAGATTCCGTACTATGCAGCACGGATGATCAGCAAACAGATGGACGCTACATGGATTTTCGCCACTGCCCGGTCCACCATGGCTACCAGTCAAGTGAAAAAGGTACAAGAATCAGAAGGTAATAAGGGTAACAATGAAGGTGGCAATCATAATCAGCAAGAAAACCATGATGAAATGATGAAGATTCTGATGGAGAACAAAG GTCTGTCCACTATTTTAGAAGAGCCTTTAATGCATAATATGGTAAAGGAAGGAAGTAGCAGAAGGAAGCAGGAAAGGACAAGAAGGATGTAA
- the LOC133740481 gene encoding 3-oxo-Delta(4,5)-steroid 5-beta-reductase-like has product MSWWWAGAIGAAKKKYEEVEAPRTPKSVGLVIGVTGQVGNSLAEILPVSDTPGGPWKVYGVARRPRPNWDIDHPVEYVRCDISDAEDVKTKLSPLTDVTHIFYVTWTSRSSEAENCSVNGAMLRNVLSSVIPNAPNLRHVCLLTGTKHYDGPFDAYGKVQMHDAPSTEDLPRLNVPLFYYTLEDVLYEEAGKNENVTWSVHRPGLIFGLSPYSMSSIVSMMCSYAAICKHEELPLRFPGRREGWESYSEASDADLIAEQQIWAAVDPYARNEAFNINNGDVFKWKRMWKVLAEQYEIEEYGFDEGFSLVEMMKDKGGVWDEIVRENQLRPTKLEEVGMWELVEIVLGGGAELSSMNKSKEHGFVGFRNSRNSFVAWIDKAKAYKIVP; this is encoded by the exons ATGAGCTGGTGGTGGGCTGGAGCTATTGGCGCTGCCAAG AAAAAGTATGAAGAAGTTGAAGCGCCACGAACACCAAAGAGCGTGGGGTTAGTGATCGGTGTGACAGGCCAAGTGGGCAACAGCCTCGCCGAAATCCTACCAGTCTCAGACACACCCGGCGGTCCATGGAAGGTCTACGGCGTCGCGCGCCGTCCCCGGCCAAACTGGGACATCGACCACCCGGTAGAGTACGTCCGGTGCGACATCTCCGACGCCGAAGACGTCAAAACCAAGCTTTCTCCGTTGACTGACGTCACCCACATCTTCTACGTCACCTGGACGAGCCGGTCCTCCGAGGCCGAGAATTGCTCCGTCAACGGCGCCATGCTGCGCAACGTTTTGAGCTCCGTCATCCCGAACGCGCCGAATCTCCGCCACGTGTGCCTCCTCACCGGGACCAAGCACTACGACGGGCCGTTCGACGCGTACGGAAAGGTCCAGATGCATGACGCGCCGTCGACGGAAGATCTGCCACGGTTGAATGTCCCTCTCTTCTATTACACTCTGGAGGACGTGTTGTATGAAGAGGCGGGGAAGAATGAAAACGTGACCTGGTCCGTTCACCGGCCGGGACTCATATTCGGGTTGTCGCCTTATAGCATGAGCAGTATAGTGAGCATGATGTGCTCGTACGCCGCCATATGCAAGCACGAGGAGTTGCCGTTGAGGTTTCCGGGGAGGAGAGAGGGTTGGGAATCGTATTCGGAGGCTTCGGATGCGGATCTGATAGCGGAGCAGCAAATCTGGGCGGCGGTTGATCCGTACGCGCGGAACGAAGCGTTTAACATCAACAACGGGGACGTGTTCAAGTGGAAGCGTATGTGGAAGGTGTTGGCGGAGCAGTATGAGATTGAGGAGTATGGCTTTGATGAGGGTTTCAGCTTGGTGGAGATGATGAAGGATAAGGGTGGCGTGTGGGATGAGATAGTGAGGGAGAATCAGCTGCGGCCGACGAAGTTGGAGGAGGTGGGGATGTGGGAGCTTGTGGAGATTGTGTTGGGTGGAGGAGCCGAGTTGTCTAGCATGAACAAGAGTAAGGAGCATGGGTTTGTGGGATTCAGAAACTCTAGGAATTCCTTCGTTGCTTGGATTGATAAAGCAAAGGCTTATAAGATTGTGCCTTGA
- the LOC133739569 gene encoding uncharacterized protein LOC133739569 produces MASSFDRWEKDPYFSAAEQVQESADRMESTYRTWIHAKKDTSSMWNPDELCRDLRTTLGTTKWQLDEFARAVRASYARGPSEDARDRHREFIVAMEDQISKVENALRESAFSEGKTSLPWVRLDEGECNELASFLSGLTASQEKVLAKSKDIENLRVTDRESAPDCSKNSCGSGGSREAREEKLHGHRRTASASADIGSWKIAVYDDGHLPSSSSMMIEQPVRKIPSFSGFISSMESASKLKWSKNGFRKWKAVDRHEDTDAALLPSTQLTKGIDACYERSKSCLDSDCYDKQLYGWYGAIQRQLQRSQYYVQYSWPAHVAFWIVLLLCLIFLIAFRAI; encoded by the exons ATGGCGTCCAGTTTTGATCGGTGGGAGAAGGATCCATATTTCTCGGCGGCCGAGCAAGTTCAAGAATCTGCCGACAG GATGGAATCTACATATAGAACATGGATTCACGCCAAGAAAGACACTTCCAGTATGTGGAATCCGGACGAACTCTGCAGGGATCTCCGCACTACTCTTGGAACTACCAAATGGCAG TTAGATGAGTTTGCACGAGCAGTCAGGGCAAGTTATGCCAGAGGCCCAAGTGAAGACGCAAGAGACAGGCACCGCGAATTCATTGTTGCTATGGAGGACCAGATTTCTAAAGTTGAAAATGCATTACGGGAATCTGCCTTTTCTGAGGGCAAGACTTCTCTGCCTTGGGTGCGTTTGGACGAAGGAGAGTGTAACGAActagcttcttttctttctggacTGACTGCTTCTCAAGAGAAAGTTCTTGCTAAGAGTAAGGATATTGAAAACCTACGAGTGACGGATAGAGAATCAGCACCAGATTGTTCAAAGAACTCATGCGGTTCAGGGGGTTCCCGGGAGGCTAGGGAGGAGAAGTTACATGGGCATAGGAGGACAGCTAGTGCTAGTGCTGATATTGGTTCCTGGAAGATTGCGGTCTATGATGATGGTCACTTACCATCTTCGTCTTCTATGATGATTGAACAACCTGTGCGAAAGATACCCAGTTTCTCTGGGTTTATTAGTTCCATGGAATCTGCATCGAAGTTGAAGTGGTCAAAGAATGGTTTTAGGAAGTGGAAGGCAGTGGACCGTCATGAAGACACTGATGCTGCATTGTTACCATCTACTCAGTTGACTAAG GGCATTGATGCTTGCTATGAAAGAAGCAAGAGCTGTTTGGATAGTGATTGCTATGATAAACAATTATATGGCTGGTATGGAGCTATACAGAGACAACTTCAACGATCTCAGTACTATGTGCAGTATAGTTGGCCTGCTCATGTAGCTTTTTGGATTGTTCTTCTCCTTTGCTTGATTT TTTTGATTGCATTCCGTGCAATCTGA